The Streptococcus sanguinis genomic sequence TATCTTAATTACGCCGGAATTATATGAAAGCGACGGATTTTTTATCAGTCAATTTAGGAAGATATCGGAATAAGAGGAGGAAACTGACAGTATGGAAATTTCATTATTAACAGATGTTGGTCAAAAGCGTACAAATAACCAAGATTATGCCAATCTTTTTGTGAATCGGGCTGGCAAGACCCTGATCATCTTGGCAGATGGTATGGGCGGTCACAGAGCTGGAAACATTGCCAGTGAAATGGCTGTGACGGACTTAGGAGCTGCCTGGGTTGATACACAGATTGATTCGGTGAATCAGGTGCGTGAATGGTTTGCGGAGCACTTGGAAGAGGAAAATCAGCGCATTCATCAATTTGGTCAAGATGAAGAATACAAGGGCATGGGAACGACTTTGGAAGCCTTGGCTATTATTGATAATCAAGCCATCTATGCTCATATCGGCGATTCTCGTATCGGCTTGATTCACGGTGATGAATACCGTCAGCTGACCAATGACCACTCGCTTGTTAATGCTTTGTTGAAAGCTGGACAGATTACTCCAGAAGAAGCAGAGCGTCATCCGCAGAAGAATATAATTACTCAGTCTATTGGTCAAAAAGACGAAGTGCAGCCTGACTATGGCATGATTACCTTGGAAGATGGTGACTACCTCCTGCTTAACAGTGACGGTCTGACCAATATGATTTCAGACAGTGAAATTTGTGACATTGTCACCAGCGACATCAGTCTGTCTGAAAAAACAGAAACCTTAATTCGCTTTGCCAACAATGCTGGAGGGCTGGATAACATCACAGTTGCTCTGGTTCGCTTTGACAAGGAGGATAAGGCATGATTCAAATCGGCAAAATCTTTGCCGGGCGATATAAAATCATCAAGCAGATTGGCCGTGGAGGCATGGCAGATGTCTATTTGGCCAAGGACTTGATTTTGGATGGTGAGGAAGTTGCGGTAAAGGTTCTTAGAACCAATTACCAGACAGATCCTATCGCTGTCGCGCGTTTCCAGCGGGAAGCCAAGGCGATGGCTGACTTGGACCATCCGCACATCGTTCGGATTACTGATATTGGGGAAGAAGATGGCCAGCAGTATCTGGCTATGGAATACGTGGCAGGTCTTGACCTCAAGCGCTATATCAAAGAGAATTCTCCGATTTCAAATGAAGAAGCAGTCAGAATCATGGGACAAATCTTGCTGGCAATGCGCTTAGCGCATACACGCGGTATTGTCCATCGTGACCTGAAACCACAAAATGTCCTCTTAACCCCGGATGGCAATGCCAAGGTAACAGACTTTGGGATTGCGGTGGCCTTTGCAGAGACAAGTCTGACTCAGACTAACTCTATGCTGGGCTCGGTTCATTATCTATCGCCTGAGCAGGCACGTGGCTCTAAAGCAACTGTTCAGAGTGATATTTATGCGATGGGGATTATTTTTTATGAAATGCTGACTGGTCATATCCCTTATGATGGGGATAGTGCCGTTACGATTGCCCTGCAGCATTTCCAAAAGCCGCTGCCATCCATCATTTCTGAAAATCCTAATGTGCCTCAAGCCCTGGAAAATGTGGTCATTAAGGCAACAGCCAAAAAACTGACGGATCGCTATCAGTCGGTTGCAGAGATGTATGTTGACTTGTCTAGCAGCTTATCCTACGAGCGCCGCAATGAAAAGAAATTAGTCTTTGATGATGTTGCGAAAGCAGACACCAAGACCTTGCCAAAAATCTCACCTGTACCGCAGCCAGCAGTTCCACCTGTTAAGCCAACTCCGGCTAAAACGGAAGCGGATGAAGTTAAGGAAGAGACAGCTGATGCGGTTAAGAAAGTTCCAAAGAAACGTCGCTTGAGAACGCGTTATAAAGTACTTTTCTTTGCAGTCTTATTGGTTTTGGCCGCCTTTGTCGTCCTTCTCTATAACAGCCCATCTAATACCAGCGTGCCAGATGTTTCTGGTCAGACTGTAGCAGAGGCTCGTTCTGCTATCGAAGCTAAGAAGCTGGTTGTCGGAGAGGAAAAGGAAGAATACAGCGACAATGTCGAATCTGGTAAAGTCATTAAAACCGATCCACAGGCCAACAGTCAGCGCCGCGAAGGCAGCAAAATTGACCTGATTATCTCCAAGGGACCCAAGACCTTTGTAATGGAAGATTATGTCGGTCAAGCAAAATCGGCCGTAGTTGAAAATCTGAAAACAAACTATAATGTTTCTGAGAAATTGATTGAGATTGTTGAGGAGGAATCGGACGAGTACGAGCCAGGTCAGGTCATTCGTCAGTCTCCGGCAGCTGGTTCGACTTATGATTTGACTTCTAATCATAAGATCAAGCTGACAGTGGCCAAAGAAGTAACTAGTGTGTCCATGCCTGACTTTGGCAGCATGCAGTACACCTACGCCAATGCTCGTTCTTACCTGATTCAAATGGGAATTTCTTCTTCTCGAATTGAACGAGTTGTTGACCGTTCGGTCACTTCGACTCAGGCAGACTTGGTAACTTCCCAGTCACCAGCGGCAGGTCAGACAATTGACCTCAAATCTAATGAAAAAATCACTCTTTACGTGACAGAAGCAACAACACCATCGTCATCTAGCTCGTCATCTTCATCATCTAGTAGCAGCTCAAAGAGCAGCTCATCGTCTGAAGATAACGGACATGGAACTAGTTCCAGTTCATCTGATAGTTGATTAATAAACCGTCCATTTTAAGTTTTTTAGCTTAAAACGGATGGTTTTTTCTTTTTTACTGGACAAATTTCCCCATTTCATGCCTTGGACGGAGGATTTTTGGTTTAATTTTGTTAAAATAGGAAGGTAGAGAAAGGAAACGGCTATGTGGAAGGTTCAATTATTTGTCTTTGTTGAAACAGTCTTACTATCCATGGCATTGGTGACCATGTTGGCAGCTGATTTTTCACGTGTTGTCATTATCTTGGTCCTTTTTTTGCTGTTGCTCTATTATTACTTCGGCAAGCAAAAAGGAAATTTTCTGCTGGTTGCTTCCATGATTATGCTGTTTTTCATTATTATGCTCAATCCCTACGTCATTGCTGCCCTTTTATTCGCGCTTGTTTATGGGATGATTGTGGCCTACCCTTACATTTATAAGGAAAATCAAGAAACCCATCTTGTTTACGAAGAAGATGTGGAAATTCAGAGTGAAAAGAATCGCTGGTTGGGGGACCTGCAGCATTTTTCTAAGGACAGCTGTCAATTCCACGACATCAATCTCTTGCGCATTGTTGGGAAAGACACCATTCATTTGGAAGATGTGATTTTGGTCAACCATGATAATGTCATTGTCATTCGAAAGGGGTTTGGCGATACCAAGATCATTGTGCCGCTGGATGTGGAAATTCAGCTGCAAATCAATACTCTTTACGGGGAGTTGAACTTTCTGCATCATCCATCCCGCAAGCTACGCAATGAAACCATTTCGTTGACAACACCAGACTATAAACGGGCCAATAAGACAGTGAAGATTGTCCTCGTTAGTTTCTTAGGAAATGTGGAGGTTGTCAGAAAGTGAAAAAATCTAATTATTTTCTCATTCTCCTCTATACTTTCTTTGTCTTATTTATCATCTTCCATTATATTTTCAATATTTTTGATTTCACTTGGCAGGAGCTCTTTAATGATTTGGAGCTGTTGCAGTCTTTTGTTTTCTTTGTTGTGATTATCGGTTTATCACTGACCATTCTGATTGTGATTGCGGCCCGCTTGATACAATATCTGTCGGTAGCCCATGTGCAAAAAAATCTTCGGTCTTTGCTGGATGGACGGAGGCTGGAGCCGACAGATCAGCCTGAACTGGATAGCTCTCTGCATCAGCTTGAGAGAAGGCTGCACCGTCTGACAGAAAATCTCCAAAAGTCTGAAAACCAAACCCTGCAGACGGAAGAGAAAATTATCGAAAAAGAACGGCGGCGGATTGCGCGTGACTTGCACGATACTGTCAGTCAGGAATTATTTGCAGCCAATATGATTCTGTCAGGAGTAGCAGGAAATGTAGAACGGCTTGATGGAGAAAAACTGCAAAAGCAGCTCAAGGGGATTGCAGATATTCTTGACACAGCCCAGAAGGACTTGCGGATTCTTCTGCTCCACCTACGACCTACAGAGTTGGAAAATAAGACTCTGGTAGAAGGCATGGATGTGATTATCAAGGAGCTGACTGATAAAAGCGACATTGATGTTCACTTTAATCATCAGGTTGGGCATCTACCCAAACAGATGGAGGAGCATGTCTTCAGAATCATGCAGGAAATTATCAACAACACACTGCGGCATGCCCAGGCAAGTCGGTTGGATATTTACCTCTATCAGGCACCTAATGAACTTAAAATCAAGGTATCTGATAATGGCGTCGGTTTTGATCCGTTGGCCCAGGATGAACTCAGCTACGGCTTGAAAAATATGGAAGACCGTGTGCGGGATATGGCGGGCACCTTTAAGCTTTTGACAGCCCCCAGAAAAGGTCTTTCTATTGAAATCACGATACCTTTACTAGAAGGAGAAGATCATGAAGATATTGTTAGTGGATGACCACCAGATGGTCAGATTGGGATTGAAAAGTTACCTGGAACTGCAAGATGATATAGCTGAAGTATCTGAAGCAGTCAATGGCAAAGAAGGAGTTGAGCAGGCTTTGGCAGAACATCCGGATGTGATTATCATGGATATTGTCATGCCTGAGATGAATGGTATCGAAGCGACACTGGCCATTTTAAAAGAATGGCCGGAAGCAAAAATTCTGATTTTGACTTCTTATTTGGATAATGAAAAAATTTATCCTGTTCTGGATGCAGGCGCTCATGGATACATGCTCAAGACTTCCAGCGCTGAAGAAATTCTTCGTGCCGTCAAAAAAGTGGCCAAGGGAGAATTTGCCATTGAAACAGAGGTCAGCAAGAAAGTGGAGTACCATCGTAACCATATCGAACTCCATGAGGATTTGACAGCTCGTGAGCGTGATATTTTAGGGCTTTTAGCCAAGGGTTATGAAAATCAACGGATTGCAGATGAGCTCTTCATTTCCCTCAAAACGGTCAAGACTCATGTCTCCAATATCCTGTCCAAATTGGAGGTGAGCGACCGTACTCAGGCAGTTGTTTATGCTTTTCAACACCATCTTGTCCCACAAGAAGACTTTTAATGGTATAATAGAAAAGATTAAGATTGGACAAGGGGCGATATGGACGCAAAATTAAAGTATAAGGCTAAAAAGATAAAAATTGTCTTTTTCGATATAGATGATACCCTGCGAGTCAAGGATACAGGTTTTATCCCAGACTCTATCCAGACAGTTTTCAAGCAGTTGAAAGACAAAGGGATTTTGACGGGTATTGCGTCTGGACGAGGAATGTTTGGTGTCGTGCCGGAACTGAGAGCTTTGCAGCCAGACTTTTTCGTTACCCTGAACGGAGCCTATGTCGAAGACAGCAAAGAAAAGGTGATTTCTCAGACGGTTATCCCGTCTGATAGAGTGATGTCCTATATTGCTTGGGCTCAGGAAGTAGGGATTGACTATGGTTTGGTCGGCAGCCATGGAGCAGCCTTGTCCAATCGAAATTCTCTGATTTCAGAGGCTATTGATGTGGTTTATCCAGATTTGCCTGTAAATCCAGACTTTCATTTAGACAAGGATATTTATCAGCTTTGGACCTTTGAAGATAGAGGAGATAGCCTGCAGCTGCCAGAGGCGTTAGCGGAGCATCTGCGTTTGGTTCGCTGGCATCCTCATTCGTCAGATGTCGTGCCGACAGAAGGTTCCAAGGCAGCTGGAGTTTCCAAGGTTGTCGAGCATCTGGGCTTCAAACCTGAAAATGTCATGGTTTTTGGCGACGGACTCAATGATCTGGAATTGTTTGACTATGCCGGAATTGGCATTGCTATGGGCGTTTCCCATGAAGAACTGCGAAAAAGAGCAGATTATATTACAAAAACAGTAGAAGAAGACGGTATTTTTGCCGCCTTAGAGGAGTTAGGTATGGTAGAAAAAGAATTACATTTTCCACAAGTAGAACTTGCAGCAGCAGAAGGTCCAAAAGCGACTATCAAGACTAATCACGGGGACATGAAAGTTCAGCTTTTTCCAGAACAGGCACCAAAAACAGTAGCCAACTTTATTGCCCTTGCTAAAGATGGATATTATGACGGTGTGATTTTCCACCGCATTATTCAGGACTTTATGATTCAGGGTGGCGATCCTACTGGTACTGGTATGGGCGGTCAGTCTATTTATGGCGAGAAATTTGAAGATGAGTTTTCACCAGAATTGTACAATATTCGTGGGGCTCTTTCCATGGCAAATGCTGGGTCAAATACTAATGGAAGTCAATTTTTCATTGTTCAAAATAAAAATCTTCCTTATTCAGCTAAGGAATTGAGCCGCGGCGGCTGGCCTGAAGCTATCGCTGAAGTCTATGCCAGTCAGGGAGGAACTCCGCATTTGGATCGGCGCCACACTGTCTTTGGTCAGCTGGCTGATGAAGCGTCCTATCAAGTTTTGGACAAGATTGCAGCTGTTGAGACGGGTGCGATGGACAAGCCCGTGGAAGATGTTGTGATTGAGACGATTGAGGTAGAAGACTGATGAAAATCGGTGATAAATTAAAAGGCAAAATCACTGGGATTCAGCCTTATGGAGCTTTTGTTGAACTGGAAAACGGAACGATTGGCTTGATTCATATCTCAGAAATTCGTCCGGGTTATATTGAAAATATCCATGATAGTGTAAAGGTTGGCCAGCAAGTCTTGGTTCAGGTTGTGGATTATGATGAATTTTCTGGGAAGTCCAGTCTGTCCATGCGGACCCTAGAAGAAGAAAAGCACCGCCTCCCTAGACGCCACCGCTTTTCAAATGACCGCTGTAAAATTGGTTTTGAGCCTTTAGGCAGACAGCTGCCTATCTGGATCAAAGAGGCAAAAAAATTCTTAAAAAAAGAAAAAGTTTAAAAAATATCCTGTTCTCTTATCGAACAGGATATTTTTGTTTTAGATAGAATTGCCGTTCAATTCATAGCCGACTGCTAAATTGAAATGGACATATTTTTCAAAAATACTAAGCATCAAATTCATAGAGAGCGGTAGACAGATAGCGTTCGCCGTTATCAGGTGCCAGAGCAAGGACTTTTTTGCCAGCTCCTAGTTTTTTCGCTACTTCAATAGCTGCGAAAATAGCAGCAGCAGATGAAATTCCCACTAAGAAGCCTTCCTGACCGCCAATATAGCGTCCAAATTCCAGTGCTTGATCAGAAGTTACGCGGACAATACCGTTATAGGCTGCTGTATCCAAGGTCTCTGGAATGAATCCAGCTGAAAGCCCTTGGATTTTGTGAGGGCCTGGCTTCTCACCAGAAAGGATAGCAGATTCGTCTGCTTCGACTGCGTAGATTTGGATGTCCGGATTAACTTTTTTGAGAGCGTGAGATACACCGGAAATAGTTCCGCCAGTTCCGACACCGCCTACAAAGGCATCCAGTCCAGTTTCACTGAAAGCAGCGATAATTTCTGCTCCTGTTGTTCGTTCGTGAACCTCTGGATTGGCCGGATTGTTAAACTGCAGTGGCAACCAACCATTGCGTTCTTGTGCGATTTCTTGTGCTTTTGCAATAGCGCCTTTCATTCCTTCGCTACCCGGAGTCAAGACCAACTCAGCACCATAAGCTTGGATAATCTTGCGGCGCTCCACACTCATGGTTTCAGGCATAACAATGACAACCTTGTAGCCTTTGGCTGCTCCAACCCATGAAAGGCCAATACCGGTATTTCCACTAGTTGCTTCAACGATGGTATCGCCAGGCTTAATAAGGCCATCGCGCTCAGCCGCCTCAATCATGCTGAGAGCAATCCGGTCTTTAACAGACGAACCAGGATTGAAAGCCTCTAACTTCACATAAACCTCAGCAGCTCCTTCTGGAACCAAGTTGTTCAATTTGACGATGGGAGTTTGCCCAATTAGTTCTGTAATGTTTTGATAAATACGTGACATAGAATACATACCTCAATATAATTTAATAGAATTAGTATAAAATGAAATAAGAGCTTTGTAAAATATAAAAAAGCTATGAGAGCCATAGCTTTTCTTTATGTCAAAACATCAAGGGGACTTCTACTTGGCGCAGTCCTTGATCCATCATCTCCAATTTGCCCTTAAAAAACTCAGTCAGTTTGTCTTTAAGCAGTTCTCTTTCACCTCTGTCAACGAAAAGAAGGGTGGAGACGGTATCTGTAAATTCAGTATCGTATTCAGCAAGATTTTCTGTCTTCAAAAAATTAGTAAAATCCTGATATTGGCTGTAAGACAGTCTTAGGCGCAGGCCAGCTTGTTCTTTTATCTCAACCAGTCCAATCTCCTTAATAGCTAAAGCAACACTGCCGGCATAAGCTCGAATCAGACCGCCGGCTCCTAGCTTAATACCGCCAAAATAGCGAGTAACCACCACGCAAAGATTGGTCAAATTGTGCTTTTCTAGGACTCCCAGCATAGGAACTCCGGCTGTTCCGCTGGGCTCACCATCATCGCTAGTTCGCTTTATATCACTCTTTTCCCCAATGATAAAAGCAGAGCAGTTATGAGTGGCCTTGTAATGTTCTTTTTTTATAGCAGTGATAAAAGCGCGAGCCTCTTCCTCGGAGTAAACTCGTTTTACATGGCAGATAAAGCGGGATTTTTTAATTTCCTCTTGAACCATGCCATCTTCTTTAATTGTCTTAAATTCCATAACTATATTTTACAAGAAAATATGAATTTTGCCAAAAAATTACGAATAAATAAGTATGTTAGAGTTGCAAGATTGTTTAGGACGTATATTTACAGAGAGTCAGTTAGAGTCTAGCTTGCGAGCACAAGCAAAAGAAATTCCCAGTATCCGAGAAGAAAAAGGCAAGCTCCACTGCGGACGCTGCAACAGCTTGATTGAACGAGAAAATCAGCTACCTGTTGGAGCTTATTATTGTAGAGAATGCTTAATATTGGGCCGGGTACGGAGTGACCAAAAACTTTACTATTTTCCTCAAGAGGATTTTCCTAAAAAACAGGTGCTTAAATGGCAGGGGCAACTGACAGAGTTTCAGGGGAAGGTCTCCAAAGGCTTACTGGATGCGCTAGAGAAAAGACAGAATACGTTAGTGCATGCTGTTACTGGCGCTGGAAAAACAGAAATGATTTACCAAGTGATTGCAAGAGTTATTGATAGAGGAGGGTCTGTTTGCTTGGCCAGTCCGCGGATTGATGTTTGTTTAGAACTTTATCGGCGCCTAAAAGAAGACTTTTCTTGTGAAATAGCCCTTCTGCATGGGGAGTCAGAAGCTTATTTTCGCAGCCCCTTGGTAATTGCGACCACCCACCAGCTCTTAAAATTTTATCGGGCTTTTGATTTGTTGATTGTGGACGAGGTAGACGCCTTTCCTTATGTGGATAATCCCATACTGTATCACGCTGTAGAGCGTTCAGTTAAAGAGGATGCTACAACTATTTTTCTGACAGCCACTTCCACAGATGAATTGGATAAAAGAGTTCAAAAAGGTGAGTTGAAACGCCTGAGTCTTCCCAGAAGATTTCATGGTAATCCCTTGACCATCCCTCAGAAAGTTTGGTTATCTGATTTTCAAAAACATCTTCAGAAGAAGAAAATAGCACCTAAACTTTTAAAATATATACAAAAACAGAGGGAGACTCAATTTCCTCTCTTAATATTTGCTGCAGAAATTCAAAGAGGAGAGGATGTTGCTCAGGCTTTGCAGATAGCTCTGCCTGATGAAAAGCTGGCTTTTGTCGCCTCTACAACAGAAAATCGTCTAGAGATTGTCGAGCAGTTTCGTCGCAAGGAGATCACTATTTTGGTGACAACGACTATCTTAGAGCGTGGAGTAACTTTTCCTGGCGTGGATGTTTTTGTCTTGGAAGCCAATCATCGCTTGTTCAGTCGTAGTGCTCTGGTTCAGATTTCAGGCCGAGTTGGCCGTAGTATGGATAGACCGACTGGACAGTTGCTATTTTTTCATGATGGGACTACCCTTGCTATGGAAAAAGCAATTCGAGAAATGAGAGATATGAATAAGGAGGCGGGATTATGACAGAGTGTCTTTTATGTAAGGAGCAAATTAAGGAGAAAGGTAGTTTTTTACGGCTTTTTCTATTAAAAGAAGAAGGACCAAGCTGCTGCTCCACTTGTTATCAAAATTTTGAACGCATATCTGAAGAGCATTGCCCTCGATGTCTTCGCAACGGGCAATCAGATTTATGTGCAGATTGCCAAAAATGGGAGAAAGAGGGGAATCAAGTCCAGCATCAGTCACTATTTACCTATAATGAAGCAATGAAGGAATATTTCAGTCAATACAAGTTTCAGGGAGACTATGTATTGCGCTTTGTATTTGCAAAAGCAGCTAAAAAAGCAGTCAAAATGTTTAGAGAGCATACCATTGTTCCGATTCCAGTGAGTAACGAAAAATTTCAAGTTCGAGGATTTAATCAAGTGCAGGGAATTTTAGATGCTGGAAACTTGTCATATAGAAATATATTAGAGAAAAAAGACACTCTAGCACAGTCGAGCAAGACACGTGAGGAGCGTTTGCAGACGCAGCAGGCTTTTAAAATTAAGAAAGGAGTTGATTTGCCAGATAAAATTTTGCTGGTTGATGATATCTATACGACTGGAAAAACCTTGCAATTAGCTAAGCAAATCTTGCTGGAAGCAGGAGTGAAAGAAATTTTGACATTTTCAATCGCAAGATAAGAAAAAATTTGCAAAAAAAGAATGAAAGCGTTATAATGATATTATAAATAAAACATTTATGTTTAGAAAGAAGGTACTTATATGCTTAAATATAGTATCCGTGGTGAAAACCTAGAAGTAACAGATGCTCTCCGTGACTACGTAGTTTCTAAACTTGAGAAGATTGAGAAGTATTTCCAAGCAGAGCAAGAACTTGATGCGCGTGTGAATCTCAAGGTTTACCGTGAAAAGACTGCGAAGGTGGAAGTGACAATTCCGCTAGGCTCCATCACTCTTCGTGCAGAAGATATCTCTCAGGACATGTATGGGTCAATTGATTTGGTCACAGATAAGATTGAGCGCCAAATCCGCAAAAATAAGACCAAGATTGAAAGAAAGAATCGCAATAAGGTTGCTACAAGCCAGCTTTTCACAGATTCCTTTGCTGAAGAAGCAGAAGAAATTCCGTCAAAAGTTGTTCGTTCAAAACACATCGATTTGAAGCCAATGGACTTGGAAGAAGCGATTCTGCAGATGGATTTATTGGGACATGATTTCTTTATCTATTCCGATGCTGAGGACAGCAGCACAAATGTTATATACCGTCGTGAGGATGGAGATATTGGCCTGTTAGAAGTCAAATAAATAAGAAAAGATGGTTGAGAGCATGTTTCTCAACCTTTTTATTTTATAGAAATTTATACTGTCAGATGACATAAAAAAGCACCCTAGGCACAAAGAAATTAACTTTATACTTACAGTTGAAAAATAAACTTCAAAAAATTTAAAAAATATTAGAAAAGGTATTGACAGGTTGGTGGTATAGGTGATATACTAATATAGTTGTCGCGAAAGACAAAGCCCTTTGAAAACTGAACAAGACGAACCAAGTGCAGGGTGACATAGAGATATGTAACCTGTCAAAAAAAACGAAAATAAATCTGTCAGTGGACAGTAATGAGTGCGAACTCAAACTTTTTAATGAGAGTTTGATCCTGGCTCAGGACGAACGCTGGCGGCGTGCCTAATACATGCAAGTAGAACGCTGAAGAGAAGAGCTTGCTCTTCTTGGATGAGTTGCGAACGGGTGAGTAACGCGTAGGTAACCTGCCTGGTAGCGGGGGATAACTATTGGAAACGATAGCTAATACCGCATAAAATTGATTATTGCATGATAATTAATTGAAAGATGCAATTGCATCACTACCAGATGGACCTGCGTTGTATTAGCTAGTTGGTGAGGTAACGGCTCACCAAGGCGACGATACATAGCCGACCTGAGAGGGTGATCGGCCACACTGGGACTGAGACACGGCCCAGACTCCTACGGGAGGCAGCAGTAGGGAATCTTCGGCAATGGGGGGAACCCTGACCGAGCAACGCCGCGTGAGTGAAGAAGGTTTTCGGATCGTAAAGCTCTGTTGTAAGAGAAGAACGGGTGTGAGAGTGGAAAGTTCACACTGTGACGGTATCTTACCAGAAAGGGACGGCTAACTACGTGCCAGCAGCCGCGGTAATACGTAGGTCCCGAGCGTTGTCCGGATTTATTGGGCGTAAAGCGAGCGCAGGCGGTTAGATAAGTCTGAAGTTAAAGGCTGTGGCTTAACCATAGTATGCTTTGGAAACTGTTTAACTTGAGTGCAGAAGGGGAGAGTGGAATTCCATGTGTAGCGGTGAAATGCGTAGATATATGGAGGAACACCGGTGGCGAAAGCGGCTCTCTGGTCTGTAACTGACGCTGAGGCTCGAAAGCGTGGGGAGCAAACAGGATTAGATACCCTGGTAGTCCACGCCGTAAACGATGAGTGCTAGGTGTTAGGCCCTTTCCGGGGCTTAGTGCCGCAGCTAACGCATTAAGCACTCCGCCTGGGGAGTACGACCGCAAGGTTGAAACTCAAAGGAATTGACGGGGGCCCGCACAAGCGGTGGAGCATGTGGTTTAATTCGAAGCAACGCGAAGAACCTTACCAGGTCTTGACATCCCTCTGACCGCTCTAGAGATAGAGTTTTCCTTCGGGACAGAGGTGACAGGTGGTGCATGGTTGTCGTCAGCTCGTGTCGTGAGATGTTGGGTTAAGTCCCGCAACGAGCGCAACCCCTATTGTTAGTTGCCATCATTCAGTTGGGCACTCTAGCGAGACTGCCGGTAATAAACCGGAGGAAGGTGGGGATGACGTCAAATCATCATGCCCCTTATGACCTGGGCTACACACGTGCTACAATGGCTGGTACAACGAGTCGCAAGCCGGTGACGGCAAGCTAATCTCTGAAAGCCAGTCTCAGTTCGGATTGTAGGCTGCAACTCGCCTACATGAAGTCGGAATCGCTAGTAATCGCGGATCAGCACGCCGCGGTGAATACGTTCCCGGGCCTTGTACACACCGCCCGTCACACCACGAGAGTTTGTAACACCCGAAGTCGGTGAGGTAACCGTAAGGAGCCAGCCGCCTAAGGTGGGATAGATGATTGGGGTGAAGTCGTAACAAGGTAGCCGTATCGGAAGGTGCGGCTGGATCACCTCCTTTCTAAGGAGTCCGTAAGGACACACGGAATGCACTTGGGTCTTGTTTAGTTTTGAGAGGGCTATGTGGGGCCTTAGCTCAGCTGGGAGAGCGCCTGCTTTGCACGCAGGAGGTCAGCGGTTCGATC encodes the following:
- a CDS encoding response regulator transcription factor: MKILLVDDHQMVRLGLKSYLELQDDIAEVSEAVNGKEGVEQALAEHPDVIIMDIVMPEMNGIEATLAILKEWPEAKILILTSYLDNEKIYPVLDAGAHGYMLKTSSAEEILRAVKKVAKGEFAIETEVSKKVEYHRNHIELHEDLTARERDILGLLAKGYENQRIADELFISLKTVKTHVSNILSKLEVSDRTQAVVYAFQHHLVPQEDF
- a CDS encoding S1 RNA-binding domain-containing protein, which encodes MKIGDKLKGKITGIQPYGAFVELENGTIGLIHISEIRPGYIENIHDSVKVGQQVLVQVVDYDEFSGKSSLSMRTLEEEKHRLPRRHRFSNDRCKIGFEPLGRQLPIWIKEAKKFLKKEKV
- a CDS encoding Stp1/IreP family PP2C-type Ser/Thr phosphatase translates to MEISLLTDVGQKRTNNQDYANLFVNRAGKTLIILADGMGGHRAGNIASEMAVTDLGAAWVDTQIDSVNQVREWFAEHLEEENQRIHQFGQDEEYKGMGTTLEALAIIDNQAIYAHIGDSRIGLIHGDEYRQLTNDHSLVNALLKAGQITPEEAERHPQKNIITQSIGQKDEVQPDYGMITLEDGDYLLLNSDGLTNMISDSEICDIVTSDISLSEKTETLIRFANNAGGLDNITVALVRFDKEDKA
- a CDS encoding sensor histidine kinase; this encodes MKKSNYFLILLYTFFVLFIIFHYIFNIFDFTWQELFNDLELLQSFVFFVVIIGLSLTILIVIAARLIQYLSVAHVQKNLRSLLDGRRLEPTDQPELDSSLHQLERRLHRLTENLQKSENQTLQTEEKIIEKERRRIARDLHDTVSQELFAANMILSGVAGNVERLDGEKLQKQLKGIADILDTAQKDLRILLLHLRPTELENKTLVEGMDVIIKELTDKSDIDVHFNHQVGHLPKQMEEHVFRIMQEIINNTLRHAQASRLDIYLYQAPNELKIKVSDNGVGFDPLAQDELSYGLKNMEDRVRDMAGTFKLLTAPRKGLSIEITIPLLEGEDHEDIVSG
- the pknB gene encoding Stk1 family PASTA domain-containing Ser/Thr kinase, whose amino-acid sequence is MIQIGKIFAGRYKIIKQIGRGGMADVYLAKDLILDGEEVAVKVLRTNYQTDPIAVARFQREAKAMADLDHPHIVRITDIGEEDGQQYLAMEYVAGLDLKRYIKENSPISNEEAVRIMGQILLAMRLAHTRGIVHRDLKPQNVLLTPDGNAKVTDFGIAVAFAETSLTQTNSMLGSVHYLSPEQARGSKATVQSDIYAMGIIFYEMLTGHIPYDGDSAVTIALQHFQKPLPSIISENPNVPQALENVVIKATAKKLTDRYQSVAEMYVDLSSSLSYERRNEKKLVFDDVAKADTKTLPKISPVPQPAVPPVKPTPAKTEADEVKEETADAVKKVPKKRRLRTRYKVLFFAVLLVLAAFVVLLYNSPSNTSVPDVSGQTVAEARSAIEAKKLVVGEEKEEYSDNVESGKVIKTDPQANSQRREGSKIDLIISKGPKTFVMEDYVGQAKSAVVENLKTNYNVSEKLIEIVEEESDEYEPGQVIRQSPAAGSTYDLTSNHKIKLTVAKEVTSVSMPDFGSMQYTYANARSYLIQMGISSSRIERVVDRSVTSTQADLVTSQSPAAGQTIDLKSNEKITLYVTEATTPSSSSSSSSSSSSSSKSSSSSEDNGHGTSSSSSDS
- the liaF gene encoding cell wall-active antibiotics response protein LiaF; the protein is MWKVQLFVFVETVLLSMALVTMLAADFSRVVIILVLFLLLLYYYFGKQKGNFLLVASMIMLFFIIMLNPYVIAALLFALVYGMIVAYPYIYKENQETHLVYEEDVEIQSEKNRWLGDLQHFSKDSCQFHDINLLRIVGKDTIHLEDVILVNHDNVIVIRKGFGDTKIIVPLDVEIQLQINTLYGELNFLHHPSRKLRNETISLTTPDYKRANKTVKIVLVSFLGNVEVVRK
- a CDS encoding bifunctional Cof-type HAD-IIB family hydrolase/peptidylprolyl isomerase — protein: MDAKLKYKAKKIKIVFFDIDDTLRVKDTGFIPDSIQTVFKQLKDKGILTGIASGRGMFGVVPELRALQPDFFVTLNGAYVEDSKEKVISQTVIPSDRVMSYIAWAQEVGIDYGLVGSHGAALSNRNSLISEAIDVVYPDLPVNPDFHLDKDIYQLWTFEDRGDSLQLPEALAEHLRLVRWHPHSSDVVPTEGSKAAGVSKVVEHLGFKPENVMVFGDGLNDLELFDYAGIGIAMGVSHEELRKRADYITKTVEEDGIFAALEELGMVEKELHFPQVELAAAEGPKATIKTNHGDMKVQLFPEQAPKTVANFIALAKDGYYDGVIFHRIIQDFMIQGGDPTGTGMGGQSIYGEKFEDEFSPELYNIRGALSMANAGSNTNGSQFFIVQNKNLPYSAKELSRGGWPEAIAEVYASQGGTPHLDRRHTVFGQLADEASYQVLDKIAAVETGAMDKPVEDVVIETIEVED